The following are encoded together in the Lactuca sativa cultivar Salinas chromosome 1, Lsat_Salinas_v11, whole genome shotgun sequence genome:
- the LOC111915978 gene encoding uncharacterized protein LOC111915978, translating to MERCDRLEAIGEEIDEDKLFYDVVGGHDRKKRLYGFGSYGKRIRSSKGSSEMHREQYEDNNAETKVEIENLKKLVETQREQYEDIQQKYEDVQQKYEDAQKKNVEFQQKNVDVQAKFEQQLAQAMNVINTLSEHVKNFINR from the coding sequence ATGGAACGATGTGATCGGTTGGAAGCAATAGGAGAGGAAATTGATGAAGACAAACTATTTTATGATGTTGTTGGGGGACACGATCGAAAAAAGAGATTATATGGATTTGGCTCATATGGAAAGCGCATTCGTTCTAGTAAAGGATCTTCTGAAATGCATCGCGAACAGTACGAGGATAATAATGCCGAGACAAAAGTCGAGATTGAGAATTTGAAGAAATTAGTTGAGACGCAACGCGAACAATATGAGGATATTCAACAAAAATATGAGGATGTTCAGCAAAAATATGAGGATGCTCAGAAAAAGAATGTGGAGTTTCAGCAGAAAAATGTAGATGTTCAAGCTAAGTTTGAACAACAACTCGCACAAGCAATGAATGTCATTAACACACTGAGTGAACATGTCAAAAATTTTATTAATCGATGA
- the LOC111915968 gene encoding disease resistance protein RPV1 — translation MVVLSELCEGSSCSSTHNCHRHDVFLSFRGVDTRHGFTNHLYNALMHANITTFLDDEDIETGEDLKPELESGIRGSRASVIVLSKNYATSTWCLDELVLILEQRMKSNHVVIPIFYHVKPSHVRKQQSSFGDAMAKHRQKMEAETNSNKRSQWAQKIELWNKALTEVVDLKGKDANGRLEVELIDEIVKDIFRRLRISSRFPLPQLIGMEDSINFVTSWLKDTSSHTTNILTILGMGGIGKTSLAKYVYALHFHEFDKSSFIEDIGRKCEEKSNGILDVQKQLFDDISKPSSVQVLDDSIYTSMIENAVARKKVFLVLDDISSLNQLDALLGTKGFYAGTKILVTTTDAWLTKSCALFKTNDKPNHAMYELKVLYEIDSQKLFCYHAFMCNEPKPGYEEVSKKLVKYCKGHPMALKVLGRSLHNRDVTYWEGYIDRLKKENDSPINNVLRMSFDSLSSENDKDLFKHIACIFVGMDRNDVVTILEACDIETRTGITNLVDKCLLSIGWNNELKMHELVKEMGRFVVREESLYKPWERSRIWGLESFKVLKQKKCMENVLGLTLDMRMLEKEKLHGSLELITDALSKMDSLMLLQLNYVQITGSFKNFPEELRWLCMHGFPLKSIPPDLPMENLVSLDMSHSSIESFGICYSYPQRLHKRLKQLIGSCTKDKKLLGSLKILNLSCCEQLHSLRGFDHLPKLERLILKGCIGLIEICESIEQCFELVHIDLSYCNKLEKLPRSLGMLKKVKTLLLDGCYLGESRIKIRDKKSSEMLKANNIGINTITSSSTLLQAMPSYSKFSVISLPRSLVSLSLENNNLSTESFPMDFSCLTMLKELYLDKNPIFSLPRCVRSLPRLEKLSMVNCHMLTSVEHPPHTLTSLNLMFDFTNKPLLRKVVFDPRMSPLKFSLERTILAHSSFEFEGMVKIQPMAGVEENILHCLGWTNLHFLIGKHVKISIGYRETEESEIQMYYEFGIFSTLYWGKEMPNWITHRSMGPSISFTIPSSPNNLTGLNFCYVLTSGCLDETHGSVDDLDLINLPVIKICNITKNLTWIYEHYIEKFNVGGHRLILLSHWMFGMNEMECGDQITITVRKRLYDTGNAVTKECGVSFVYDNGENKKEDVLGYYRSWNHIIGGDLTGFQSTTGEYILSKRRIIWPTLDIALRNYYHLCGEGAHFKDKLYFKALSNRKPGILKDGP, via the exons ATGGTTGTTCTTTCTGAACTTTGTGAAGGGTCTTCATGTTCATCAACTCATAATTGTCATAGACATGACGTATTTTTAAGTTTCAGAGGTGTTGACACTCGTCATGGTTTCACTAATCACCTTTACAACGCCCTCATGCATGCCAATATCACCACCTTCTTGGATGATGAAGATATTGAAACAGGGGAAGATCTAAAACCAGAATTGGAGAGTGGTATTCGAGGGTCTAGGGCTTCTGTTATCGTGTTGTCCAAAAATTATGCTACTTCCACATGGTGTCTTGACGAACTAGTGTTGATCCTTGAGCAACGTATGAAATCCAATCATGTTGTAATCCCCATCTTTTATCATGTTAAGCCCAGCCATGTCAGGAAACAACAAAGTAGCTTCGGAGATGCAATGGCTAAGCATAGACAAAAGATGGAGGCAGAAACAAATTCAAATAAAAGAAGCCAATGGGCTCAAAAGATAGAGCTTTGGAATAAAGCGCTTACAGAAGTTGTTGATTTAAAAGGGAAGGATGCAAATGGCAG GCTTGAGGTGGAGCTTATTGATGAAATTGTCAAGGACATCTTCCGTAGACTACGCATATCCTCAAGGTTTCCACTACCACAACTTATTGGGATGGAAGATTCCATTAACTTCGTCACTTCATGGCTGAAAGATACATCATCACATACGACAAATATACTAACTATTTTGGGTATGGGTGGGATCGGGAAGACATCTTTAGCCAAATATGTCTATGCGTTACATTTTCATGAATTTGACAAAAGCAGCTTCATTGAAGATATCGGTAGGAAATGTGAGGAAAAATCTAATGGGATTCTTGATGTTCAAAAACAACTATTTGATGACATTTCAAAACCAAGTTCAGTTCAAGTTCTTGATGATTCTATATACACCTCAATGATAGAGAATGCAGTAGCCCGTAAAAAGGTGTTTTTGGTTCTTGATGATATTAGTTCTCTAAACCAGTTAGATGCATTACTTGGAACCAAAGGTTTTTATGCAGGAACTAAAATCCTAGTAACAACAACGGACGCATGGTTAACAAAGAGTTGTGCACTATTCAAAACGAATGATAAACCCAATCATGCAATGTACGAGCTTAAAGTCTTATATGAGATCGATTCACAAAAACTTTTTTGTTATCATGCATTTATGTGCAATGAGCCCAAACCAGGTTATGAAGAGGTGTCAAAAAAGCTAGTAAAGTATTGTAAAGGACATCCTATGGCTCTTAAAGTTTTGGGTAGGTCTCTACATAATCGAGACGTAACTTATTGGGAGGGATACATAGATAGgctaaagaaagaaaatgattccCCTATAAATAATGTCTTGAGAATGAGCTTTGACTCATTGTCATCAGAAAATGACAAGGACTTGTTTAAGCATATAGCTTGTATTTTTGTTGGAATGGATAGAAATGATGTCGTAACAATATTAGAGGCATGTGATATAGAAACAAGAACTGGGATCACAAATCTCGTCGACAAATGCCTTCTTAGTATCGGATGGAATAATGAATTGAAGATGCATGAGTTGGTTAAAGAGATGGGAAGATTTGTGGTACGTGAGGAATCACTTTACAAGCCATGGGAACGAAGTCGAATATGGGGTCTTGAGTCATTCAAAGTGTTAAAACAAAAAAAG TGTATGGAAAATGTTCTAGGTCTAACCCTTGACATGAGAATGCTTGAGAAAGAGAAGTTACACGGATCACTTGAGTTGATAACAGATGCATTGAGTAAGATGGATAGTCTAATGCTGCTACAACTCAATTATGTGCAAATAACCGGCTCTTTCAAGAACTTTCCAGAAGAATTAAGATGGCTGTGTATGCATGGGTTCCCTTTGAAGTCTATACCTCCAGATTTACCAATGGAGAATTTGGTTTCTCTTGACATGTCACATAGTAGTATTGAATCATTTGGGATTTGTTATAGCTATCCACAACGACTTCATAAGAGGCTAAAG CAATTAATTGGATCGTGCACAAAAGATAAAAAGTTGCTTGGATCGTTAAAGATTCTTAATTTAAGTTGTTGTGAACAACTTCATAGTCTTCGTGGCTTTGACCACCTCCCTAAACTTGAGAGACTAATACTTAAAGGTTGTATTGGTTTGATTGAGATTTGTGAATCAATTGAGCAATGTTTTGAACTTGTCCACATCGATCTGAGCTACTGCAACAAGCTTGAAAAACTTCCAAGAAGCTTAGGCATGTTAAAGAAAGTTAAAACATTATTGTTAGACGGTTGTTATCTCGGTGAATCTCGAATCAAGATTAGGGATAAGAAATCATCGGAAATGCTCAAGGCTAACAACATTGGCATAAACACAATAACCTCTTCCTCCACTCTTCTTCAGGCTATGCCAAGTTATTCAAAGTTTTCTGTCATTTCTTTACCGAGATCTTTAGTAAGCTTGTCGCTGGAGAATAATAATTTATCTACTGAATCTTTTCCGATGGACTTCAGTTGCCTAACCATGTTAAAAGAATTATATCTAGATAAAAATCCTATTTTTTCCCTGCCCCGTTGTGTGAGAAGTCTTCCTAGGCTAGAGAAACTTAGTATGGTAAACTGTCATATGCTTACATCAGTCGAGCATCCTCCACATACACTAACATCTTTAAATCTAATGTTTGATTTTACAAATAAGCCATTGTTACGAAAAGTTGTATTTGATCCACGAATGTCCCCACTCAAGTTCTCTCTAGAACGAACGATCTTGGCACATTCATCGTTTGAATTTGAAGGTATGGTCAAAATCCAACCAATGGCTGGTGTTGAGGAAAATATATTACATTGTTTGGGATGGACTAACTTACACTTCCTTATAGGAAAGCACGTGAAAATTTCTATTGGTTATAGAGAAACTGAGGAATCTGAAATCCAG ATGTATTATGAATTTGGAATATTCAGCACACTTTATTGGGGTAAAGAGATGCCAAATTGGATTACACATAGAAGCATGGGGCCATCAATATCATTTACAATCCCATCATCTCCTAACAACCTCACAGGATTGAATTTCTGCTATGTGCTGACATCTGGATGTTTGGATGAGACACATGGATCTGTAGATGATCTGGACCTTATTAATTTGCCGGTGATCAAAATTTGTAATATAACAAAGAACCTCACATGGATATACGAACATTACATTGAGAAATTCAATGTGGGTGGCCATCGTCTAATATTATTAAGTCATTGGATGTTTGGGATGAATGAGATGGAGTGTGGTGATCAAATTACTATTACAGTGAGGAAGAGACTATATGATACTGGTAATGCAGTTACTAAGGAGTGTGGGGTGAGTTTTGTGTATGATAATGGAGAGAACAAAAAAGAAGATGTGTTGGGTTATTACAGGTCATGGAATCACATCATTGGTGGAGATCTCACTGGATTTCAATCAACAACAGGAGAATACATCCTAAGCAAACGTCGAATTATTTGGCCTACGCTTGATATAGCTCTACGAAACTATTATCATCTATGTGGAGAAGGCGCACACTTTAAAG ATAAGCTGTACTTCAAAGCTTTGTCTAATAGGAAGCCTGGCATATTAAAGGATGGTCCCTAA